One bacterium genomic window, GATGGGCCTCGGCCTCTTCGGCGGCGGGGTGGGGCTCACGCGCTACCTGGTCCGCCACCGGGCCCGGGTGACGGTGACCGACCTGCGCGAGGCGGAGGAGCTGCGCCCGTCGCTCGCGCTTTTACACGATGTGGACGTGGAGCTGCACCTCGGGGCGCACCTGGAGGAGGACTTCCGCGCGGCGGATATAATATTCGTCAACCCGGCGGTGCCCAAGACGTCGCCGTACCTGGAGTTCGCCCGGGAATCGGGGGCCGAGCTCTCGTCGGAAATCGCCCTCTTCGTCGAGCGCTTCCGCGGAACGGTGCTGGCGGTGACCGGCTCTAACGGCAAGACGACCACGGCGGGAATGCTGGGGGACATAGTGAGCCGCCACATGCCGGGCGCCCTGGTCGGCGGCAACATGGGTGTGTGCCTGTTGGACCGCGTGGATGACGCCCCGCCGGGCCTGCCCGCCGTCCTCGAGCTCTCCAGCTTCCAGCTCGAGGACCTCGGCGAAATCGGCTGGTCCCCGCACATCGCCGTGGTGACGAACCTGACCCCCAACCACCTGGACCGCCACGGCACGTTCACCGCCTACATCGAGGCGAAATCCCAAATACTCACGCACCAGACCGCCCGGGACTCGGCGGTGCTCAACGCCGAGGACCCGCAGGTGGCCAAGCTGGCGGAGCTGACCCGGGGATCGGTCCTCCGGTTCGGGCTGGAGGTGGGCGAGGGGGTCAACTTCTACCGGGAGCGAGGGAACCACGAGGGCAAGGGGCGGCTGGTGGCCCGTTTCGCCGGGGCGGAGCAGCGGTACTTCGAGCTGGATAAATTCGCCCCGCGGGGCGACCACAACGTGGCCAACGCCCTGGCGGCCTCGGGGGCGGCCTACGCCTTCGGCATCCCGCTGTCGGTGACGGCGGCGGCGCTGGCGGCGTTCAGGCCCATCGCCCACCGTCT contains:
- the murD gene encoding UDP-N-acetylmuramoyl-L-alanine--D-glutamate ligase; its protein translation is MIKLEGKRALVMGLGLFGGGVGLTRYLVRHRARVTVTDLREAEELRPSLALLHDVDVELHLGAHLEEDFRAADIIFVNPAVPKTSPYLEFARESGAELSSEIALFVERFRGTVLAVTGSNGKTTTAGMLGDIVSRHMPGALVGGNMGVCLLDRVDDAPPGLPAVLELSSFQLEDLGEIGWSPHIAVVTNLTPNHLDRHGTFTAYIEAKSQILTHQTARDSAVLNAEDPQVAKLAELTRGSVLRFGLEVGEGVNFYRERGNHEGKGRLVARFAGAEQRYFELDKFAPRGDHNVANALAASGAAYAFGIPLSVTAAALAAFRPIAHRLEEIATVNGVTYFNDSIATTPESAMAALHSFTEPVWLIAGGYDKGTPFIELGREIALRAKGCLLVGKTADAIRRAVERGEEEIAADGYRPHLVKMEAAETLEAAVARAAELAAPGEIVLLSPACASYDQFLNFVERGERFRELVRRLGATRTAG